In one window of Bifidobacterium sp. WK041_4_12 DNA:
- a CDS encoding Hsp20/alpha crystallin family protein, whose protein sequence is MAMFPALMNDSIFSDLFDDPIFSAWNGNRTANSVVPEGMSNATMMSTDVQDKDGNYLVDIDLPGFKKEDISIQLENGYLTVSAKREGSKEDKDTDGKWLRRERYAGSCSRNFYIGDGVKESDIHAKFEDGTLHLEVPKAQTPKVEPRHNIAIEG, encoded by the coding sequence ATGGCTATGTTTCCTGCTTTGATGAATGATTCTATCTTTAGTGACTTGTTTGACGATCCTATCTTCTCAGCTTGGAATGGAAATCGCACTGCAAACTCGGTAGTTCCTGAAGGAATGTCCAATGCAACCATGATGAGCACGGATGTGCAGGACAAGGATGGTAACTACCTCGTCGACATTGATCTTCCAGGCTTCAAGAAGGAAGACATCAGCATTCAACTCGAAAATGGATACCTTACAGTCTCTGCAAAGCGCGAAGGATCAAAGGAAGACAAGGACACGGATGGCAAGTGGCTGCGTCGTGAACGTTATGCAGGTTCTTGCTCCCGCAACTTCTACATCGGCGATGGTGTGAAGGAATCCGACATTCATGCAAAGTTCGAGGATGGCACCTTGCATCTGGAGGTTCCGAAGGCACAAACTCCGAAAGTCGAGCCACGTCATAATATCGCCATCGAGGGCTGA
- the truA gene encoding tRNA pseudouridine(38-40) synthase TruA, giving the protein MRIRMDIAYDGTEFHGWAKQPGLRTVQGELEKSLDILLSRKNLDVEQGLEHIHVTVAGRTDTGVHAAHQVTHFDVDEQQLEHCVGYLSLDGIAALAHRLRHILPSDIVVLSLSKAPQGFDARFSALERTYIYRIFDDLCPADPRLRNCVLTVRGLLDVEAMNLAAQQTIGLHDFGSFATANPGGTTIRKVKAAEWKRVSSAHEDNNRAIKSEPNMPDDGSFLTLPGMIMFTIIADAFAHNMVRSLVNACVNVGLGKRDDRWFVKKIDTPLREGSTGPIDPRGLTLEQVHYPPDAELAIRANTIRAKRSLDD; this is encoded by the coding sequence ATGCGAATTCGGATGGATATTGCCTATGACGGGACAGAATTTCATGGATGGGCGAAGCAGCCCGGCTTGAGAACAGTTCAAGGAGAGTTGGAAAAGTCCCTCGATATCTTGTTGTCACGCAAAAATCTCGACGTTGAACAGGGACTTGAACATATTCACGTGACCGTAGCAGGAAGAACCGATACAGGAGTGCATGCAGCGCATCAGGTCACACATTTCGATGTTGATGAACAACAACTCGAACACTGCGTCGGCTATTTGAGTCTCGATGGCATTGCCGCACTCGCACATAGACTCCGCCACATTCTTCCCAGCGACATCGTTGTGCTGAGTCTTTCCAAGGCTCCTCAAGGTTTCGATGCACGATTCTCCGCACTCGAGAGAACCTACATCTATCGCATTTTCGACGACTTGTGCCCCGCGGATCCGAGACTTCGAAACTGCGTGCTTACTGTCCGCGGGTTGCTTGATGTCGAGGCAATGAACCTTGCCGCTCAGCAGACGATAGGTCTGCACGACTTCGGCTCATTCGCAACTGCCAATCCTGGCGGGACGACGATTAGAAAGGTCAAGGCGGCCGAGTGGAAAAGAGTATCTTCAGCACACGAAGACAACAATCGAGCGATAAAAAGTGAACCGAACATGCCTGATGACGGAAGCTTTCTCACTCTTCCAGGAATGATAATGTTCACCATTATTGCGGATGCCTTCGCACACAATATGGTTCGTTCCTTGGTGAATGCCTGTGTGAACGTGGGTCTCGGCAAGCGAGATGATCGATGGTTCGTCAAGAAAATCGACACGCCGCTACGCGAAGGTTCGACAGGCCCGATTGATCCGCGCGGATTGACGCTTGAACAAGTGCATTACCCGCCGGATGCTGAGCTGGCGATCAGAGCCAACACAATCAGGGCGAAGCGCAGTTTGGACGATTGA
- the rpmJ gene encoding 50S ribosomal protein L36 — protein MKVSPSVKRICENCRVIRRHGRVMVICSNPRHKQRQG, from the coding sequence ATGAAGGTCAGCCCTAGTGTGAAGAGAATCTGCGAGAATTGCCGCGTGATTCGTCGTCACGGCCGCGTCATGGTGATCTGCTCCAATCCGCGCCATAAGCAGCGCCAAGGCTGA
- a CDS encoding AAA family ATPase: MSAIDEVLAKHPDTRQRMERQSLKQAALADGSASNSKRVADQSGQITSMQTVKVAASNRVEAIRLDSFDVIELHMLEPWLILGMGTTLYCGDNGIGKSAAALWTAARVTRGACWGELHEPANVLLLLTEDAAGIVRPKLEALGADMSRVYVVVCIQPGEAPTDGTTYLRLPKQGGELAKLVKANGIRLVILDALADCFEHPDTNKAENVAPVLTLLNRLSSKYGMAVIGIHHTNKNLMGGAKNAVRGSKAFTDKARQVVSFAKTDEGYGFQVTKTNFAEGKPAWRYTLESAPTSTPGKSVGIITTPVSDNDLDVDRIMRQSANLEDEQHSMDREVLDWLIEYLREGPAKFSDILAAAKKEGYSIAQLRNAQQRSSNPHIESIADPTHSGRGQRRIWQLPQ; encoded by the coding sequence ATGAGTGCAATAGATGAAGTTCTCGCGAAGCACCCAGACACCAGGCAGCGCATGGAGCGGCAATCTTTGAAACAAGCAGCGCTCGCAGACGGGTCAGCTTCGAATTCGAAGAGAGTGGCAGACCAAAGCGGGCAAATCACCAGCATGCAGACGGTAAAGGTTGCAGCATCGAATCGGGTTGAGGCCATTCGTCTGGACAGTTTCGATGTGATTGAACTGCATATGCTGGAACCATGGCTGATTCTCGGCATGGGTACCACGCTCTACTGCGGTGACAATGGGATAGGCAAATCGGCAGCGGCATTGTGGACGGCGGCGAGAGTTACCAGAGGCGCATGCTGGGGTGAACTGCATGAACCGGCGAACGTGCTGCTGCTCTTGACCGAGGATGCGGCTGGAATCGTCCGGCCAAAGCTCGAAGCGCTGGGCGCCGACATGAGCCGCGTCTATGTCGTCGTATGCATCCAGCCGGGGGAAGCGCCCACGGATGGAACCACCTATCTGCGTTTGCCCAAGCAAGGCGGGGAACTCGCGAAGCTGGTAAAGGCCAATGGTATCCGGCTGGTGATTCTCGATGCCCTTGCCGACTGCTTCGAACACCCCGACACTAACAAGGCTGAAAATGTTGCACCCGTGCTCACGCTCCTTAACCGTCTCAGCTCAAAATATGGCATGGCCGTCATCGGCATTCACCATACGAACAAGAATCTGATGGGCGGTGCTAAGAACGCCGTTCGTGGCTCCAAGGCATTCACCGACAAAGCACGTCAGGTAGTCAGTTTCGCCAAGACCGATGAAGGCTATGGCTTTCAGGTCACTAAGACCAACTTTGCGGAAGGCAAACCAGCATGGCGTTACACGCTTGAATCAGCGCCAACCTCGACACCCGGCAAGTCAGTCGGCATCATCACCACACCCGTGTCTGACAATGATCTCGATGTTGACAGGATCATGCGGCAATCAGCGAATCTGGAAGATGAACAGCATTCAATGGACCGTGAGGTGCTCGACTGGCTCATCGAATATCTGCGCGAAGGCCCTGCTAAGTTCAGTGACATTTTGGCTGCGGCCAAGAAGGAAGGATACAGCATAGCGCAGTTGCGCAATGCGCAGCAGCGGTCTTCGAATCCTCACATCGAATCCATTGCCGATCCGACCCATTCGGGACGCGGCCAACGCAGAATATGGCAGCTGCCTCAATAG
- the rpmD gene encoding 50S ribosomal protein L30, whose product MTKQIKITLVKGLVNQTARQKNNVLSLGLHKIGQSVVREDTPVYRGMAHAVRHLVTVEEVD is encoded by the coding sequence ATGACTAAGCAAATCAAGATCACACTTGTCAAGGGCCTTGTCAATCAGACAGCTCGTCAGAAGAACAACGTTCTTTCGCTCGGTCTGCACAAGATCGGTCAGAGCGTCGTTCGTGAAGACACGCCTGTATATCGTGGCATGGCACATGCTGTTCGTCACCTGGTCACCGTTGAGGAGGTGGACTGA
- the rpsK gene encoding 30S ribosomal protein S11 translates to MAAAKQAVRKPRRRDRKSVPVGQAHIKSTFNNTIISITDPSGAVVAWASGGDVGFKGSRKSTPYAAGMAAESAARKAQEHGVKKVDVFVKGPGSGRETAIRSLQSAGLEVGSISDVTPQAHNGVRPPKRRRV, encoded by the coding sequence ATGGCAGCTGCCAAGCAAGCCGTACGTAAACCTCGCCGTCGGGATCGCAAATCCGTTCCGGTGGGGCAGGCGCACATCAAGTCCACATTTAACAACACCATCATCTCCATCACCGATCCATCCGGCGCTGTCGTCGCATGGGCATCAGGTGGCGATGTCGGTTTTAAGGGTTCACGTAAGTCAACACCATACGCAGCTGGAATGGCTGCAGAATCTGCTGCCCGCAAGGCACAGGAGCATGGTGTGAAGAAGGTCGACGTATTCGTCAAGGGACCAGGTTCAGGTCGCGAGACGGCAATCCGTTCTCTTCAATCAGCCGGTCTCGAAGTCGGCTCTATCTCTGACGTCACCCCACAAGCGCATAACGGCGTCCGTCCTCCAAAGCGTCGTCGCGTCTGA
- a CDS encoding tyrosine-type recombinase/integrase, translating into MARKSKRRAFGSVITRTNAHGKPYYEARYSPPVDAYARYAKLPERISKLFDDRTQAEAWLASEKRLIDLEQWEPPAERKAKKLQKQQQAMPFREYAAQWMEMKRKPDGTPLAQTTIDKKWEHLNNNLIPFFGDMPLNQITPRAVQEWGDRFDASRPHAKFNAYAILKQMMNDAATTPVNDIGETLIAISPCLMRLSKPGKQHKTAIISTEQLRQVANLMPERFRFAIWLGGCYGLRIGEVLALRRKDIDITNKVIHIRGSVKTVVNKDGEGTHVELGTTKTKGSERTVDMFPALAEMTAEHLRRYTGRGAEGLLFPAPHSDSPMRPNSLTETFIRARLRVPGLEKARFHDLRHNALSRLSEHGASRALIMQAGGHVTDIYSKYQDVTSATHKRQVLGTVDAELSQSIAVPSAAAGSASAQPTQSEAASSTGVADVSDVHVKDDADADGLREMAVVLDAMALGERVAVLRELDAARRAQVVRLLTTRVKTMVELLKNEV; encoded by the coding sequence GTGGCGAGGAAATCAAAGCGCAGGGCGTTTGGGTCGGTCATCACCAGAACCAACGCACATGGCAAACCGTATTATGAGGCTCGCTATTCACCACCCGTCGATGCCTATGCCCGATATGCGAAGCTCCCCGAACGGATATCGAAACTCTTTGACGACCGGACGCAGGCAGAAGCATGGCTCGCATCCGAAAAGCGCCTCATCGATCTCGAACAGTGGGAACCCCCAGCGGAGCGGAAAGCCAAGAAGCTGCAAAAACAGCAACAGGCGATGCCGTTCAGGGAATATGCGGCACAGTGGATGGAGATGAAGCGCAAGCCGGACGGGACACCCCTGGCACAGACGACCATCGACAAGAAATGGGAGCATCTCAACAACAATTTGATTCCGTTCTTCGGTGACATGCCGCTCAATCAGATAACCCCCCGCGCAGTCCAGGAATGGGGCGACCGCTTCGATGCGTCCAGGCCTCACGCCAAGTTCAACGCCTACGCCATCCTCAAGCAGATGATGAACGATGCCGCCACCACGCCCGTCAACGACATCGGGGAGACGCTGATCGCCATTTCCCCGTGCTTGATGCGCCTCTCCAAGCCCGGCAAGCAGCACAAGACCGCCATCATCAGCACCGAACAGCTCAGGCAGGTCGCCAACCTCATGCCCGAACGGTTTCGCTTCGCGATCTGGCTCGGAGGCTGCTACGGACTGCGCATAGGCGAAGTGCTCGCCCTGAGACGCAAGGACATCGACATCACGAACAAGGTCATCCACATTCGCGGGTCAGTGAAAACCGTTGTCAACAAGGATGGCGAAGGCACGCATGTGGAGCTGGGAACCACCAAGACCAAAGGCAGCGAACGAACGGTTGACATGTTCCCGGCGCTCGCGGAAATGACCGCAGAGCATCTCAGACGTTACACAGGCAGGGGAGCCGAAGGATTGCTGTTTCCCGCTCCTCACAGCGACAGCCCCATGCGCCCGAACAGTCTGACGGAAACATTCATCAGGGCGAGATTGCGGGTGCCTGGCCTGGAGAAGGCGCGTTTTCACGATCTGCGGCACAATGCGCTGTCCAGGCTCAGCGAGCACGGAGCGTCTAGGGCACTGATAATGCAGGCCGGTGGGCATGTCACCGACATTTACAGCAAATATCAGGATGTGACAAGCGCCACACACAAGCGTCAGGTTCTCGGCACCGTCGATGCAGAACTCAGCCAATCCATCGCCGTGCCCTCGGCTGCGGCGGGAAGCGCGAGCGCCCAGCCCACCCAGTCCGAGGCCGCTTCTTCCACAGGTGTGGCAGATGTCTCGGATGTCCATGTCAAGGACGATGCGGATGCGGATGGACTGCGGGAGATGGCAGTCGTATTGGACGCGATGGCGTTGGGCGAGCGGGTGGCGGTGCTGCGCGAACTGGATGCAGCGCGGCGCGCGCAGGTTGTGCGGCTGCTGACTACGCGCGTGAAAACGATGGTCGAACTACTGAAGAATGAGGTGTAA
- a CDS encoding helix-turn-helix domain-containing protein: protein MHIATINRPLSVSVPEAQRLLGFKDPKIIYRLVREGKLRARKTGRVWIVSYASLVAYAEGEDE, encoded by the coding sequence ATGCATATCGCAACAATCAACCGACCATTATCGGTGTCAGTGCCTGAAGCCCAGCGGCTTCTAGGATTCAAAGACCCGAAAATAATTTACCGTCTCGTTCGAGAAGGCAAGCTGCGCGCCCGCAAGACCGGGCGAGTCTGGATAGTGTCATACGCGAGCCTCGTGGCCTATGCCGAAGGCGAGGACGAATAG
- the secY gene encoding preprotein translocase subunit SecY — translation MRTLIQAFRTKELRNKILFVIAIIIVYRIGSFIPTPGVDYKVVQQCITSTGSEDFIGLVNLFSGGALLQLSIFALGIMPYITASIVVQLLRVVIPRFEALHKEGQSGEAKLTQYTRYMTIGLAVLQSTTILVTARSGALFNYACTGQVIPDSSPWNLVVMILIMTGGTGLIMWMAELITEKGIGNGMSVLIFMSICSGFLPQLWAIGWGTTGKNGNWTKFGIITGVLIVILVFVVYVELAQRRIPVQYTRRMIGRKQYGGSSTYLPLKINMSGVIPPIFASSILAIPTLLAQFGNSKQSWVSWINANLANTTSVWYIGLYALMIVFFCFFYTSITFNPDETADNMKEYGGFIPGIRAGRATSQYLNYVMNRLNTVGAVYLLFVALIPTVLIMSMKLGTKLPFGGTTILIIAGVGLDTLRQAKAQTEQFQYAGFLFEDTDHKEG, via the coding sequence GTGCGGACGCTAATTCAGGCTTTTAGGACGAAGGAGTTGAGGAATAAAATCCTCTTCGTCATCGCAATCATTATCGTCTATCGCATAGGGTCGTTCATACCTACACCTGGCGTTGACTACAAGGTCGTGCAGCAGTGCATCACATCGACAGGCAGCGAAGACTTCATCGGTCTCGTAAACCTCTTCTCGGGTGGCGCACTCCTGCAGCTTTCCATCTTCGCGCTGGGCATCATGCCGTACATCACCGCGTCCATCGTGGTGCAGCTGCTTCGCGTGGTGATTCCTCGATTCGAGGCGCTGCATAAAGAGGGGCAGTCAGGCGAGGCCAAGCTCACGCAGTACACCCGTTATATGACCATCGGTCTGGCTGTGCTGCAGTCCACGACGATTCTGGTCACCGCACGTTCGGGCGCACTGTTCAACTATGCCTGCACCGGCCAGGTCATTCCTGACTCCTCCCCATGGAACCTTGTCGTCATGATTCTGATCATGACAGGTGGCACGGGCCTGATCATGTGGATGGCTGAGCTTATCACCGAGAAGGGCATCGGCAATGGTATGTCAGTGCTTATCTTCATGTCTATTTGCTCTGGATTCCTTCCACAGCTCTGGGCCATCGGCTGGGGCACCACTGGCAAGAACGGTAACTGGACCAAGTTCGGCATCATCACTGGCGTACTGATCGTCATTCTCGTGTTCGTCGTCTATGTGGAACTCGCGCAGCGTCGCATTCCCGTGCAATATACGCGCCGCATGATTGGACGTAAGCAGTATGGCGGTTCATCAACCTATCTGCCGTTGAAGATCAACATGTCGGGTGTTATTCCGCCAATCTTTGCTTCTTCGATTCTTGCAATTCCAACGCTTCTCGCACAGTTCGGCAACTCCAAGCAGAGCTGGGTGTCATGGATTAACGCGAACCTCGCGAATACGACATCAGTCTGGTACATCGGCCTGTATGCGCTGATGATTGTGTTCTTCTGCTTCTTCTATACGTCGATCACCTTCAACCCAGACGAAACTGCAGACAACATGAAGGAATACGGTGGTTTCATTCCAGGCATTCGCGCAGGTCGCGCAACCAGCCAGTACCTGAACTATGTCATGAACCGTCTGAACACGGTCGGTGCCGTCTACCTGCTCTTCGTCGCCCTGATTCCTACGGTTCTGATCATGAGCATGAAGCTTGGAACCAAGCTTCCATTCGGTGGCACCACGATTCTGATTATCGCGGGCGTCGGTTTGGATACGCTTCGTCAAGCCAAGGCTCAGACCGAGCAGTTCCAATATGCCGGCTTCCTCTTCGAGGATACCGACCATAAAGAAGGCTGA
- the infA gene encoding translation initiation factor IF-1, translating into MAKDGVIEVEGRVVEALPNAMFRVELENKHIVLATISGKVRKNYIRILPQDRVVLEMSPYDLNRGRITYRYK; encoded by the coding sequence ATGGCAAAAGACGGTGTGATTGAAGTCGAAGGTCGGGTTGTTGAGGCATTGCCTAACGCGATGTTCAGGGTCGAGCTTGAGAACAAACACATTGTACTCGCCACGATTTCAGGGAAAGTGCGAAAGAATTATATCCGCATCCTTCCACAGGATCGTGTCGTGCTTGAAATGAGTCCATATGATCTCAACCGTGGACGTATTACGTACCGTTACAAGTAA
- a CDS encoding adenylate kinase, translating to MRLLIMGPQGVGKGTQAALLSKNLDIPAISTGDIFRYNLKNETPLGLEAKAFIDKGLLVPDELTNKIVKDRLAMDDAKNGWILDGYPRNESQVEALDVMLKELGTPLDHAIALNADRSVLMERMQKRAEIEGRADDTPEIIAKRLDVYAHETAPLIDIYRNRGLLVEIDSTGGIESISKNILAALR from the coding sequence ATGAGACTACTGATTATGGGACCTCAAGGCGTTGGCAAGGGAACTCAGGCTGCGCTGTTGAGCAAGAACCTCGATATTCCGGCCATTTCCACAGGTGATATTTTCCGCTACAACCTGAAGAATGAAACGCCTCTCGGGCTTGAGGCCAAGGCATTCATCGATAAGGGACTTCTGGTTCCAGATGAGCTGACCAACAAGATTGTCAAAGATCGTCTTGCGATGGATGATGCCAAAAATGGTTGGATTCTCGATGGTTACCCACGCAATGAGTCTCAGGTTGAGGCTCTTGATGTAATGCTCAAGGAATTGGGAACTCCACTCGACCATGCCATTGCGTTGAACGCAGATCGCAGCGTTCTGATGGAACGCATGCAGAAGCGTGCCGAAATCGAAGGTCGCGCAGACGATACCCCTGAGATCATCGCCAAGCGTCTTGATGTATATGCGCACGAAACCGCACCGCTTATCGATATCTATCGAAACCGTGGTCTGCTTGTAGAAATCGACAGCACCGGCGGCATTGAAAGCATCTCCAAGAACATTCTTGCAGCCCTTCGGTAG
- the rpsM gene encoding 30S ribosomal protein S13 produces MARLAGVDIPNEKRIEIALTYIFGVGRTRADETLAATGINPDTRVKDLTDEQLITLRDYLEENYKIEGDLRREIDADIRRKIQINSYQGQRHRRGLPVRGQRTKTNARTRKGPKRTVAGKKKAVK; encoded by the coding sequence ATGGCAAGACTTGCCGGAGTCGACATCCCCAATGAGAAGCGCATTGAAATCGCCCTCACCTATATTTTCGGTGTCGGACGCACACGCGCAGATGAAACACTGGCAGCAACCGGAATCAATCCGGATACCCGCGTTAAAGATCTCACGGATGAGCAGCTCATTACGCTGCGTGATTATCTCGAAGAAAACTACAAGATTGAAGGCGATTTGCGTCGTGAAATCGATGCAGACATTCGCCGGAAGATCCAGATCAACAGCTATCAGGGTCAGCGTCATCGTAGAGGACTCCCAGTACGTGGTCAGCGCACCAAGACCAATGCGCGTACACGCAAGGGTCCAAAGCGCACTGTAGCCGGGAAGAAAAAGGCCGTTAAGTAA
- the rplO gene encoding 50S ribosomal protein L15, whose protein sequence is MHDLRPAAGAKKNKTRVGRGEGSKGKTSGRGTKGTKARYQVRPGFEGGQLPLYMRLPKLRGFKNPFKKQFQVVNVGALAELFPKGGDVTVEALVNKGAVRPGYPVKVLGDGDISAALTIKGVKVSASAKTKIETAGGSVSED, encoded by the coding sequence ATGCATGATCTTCGTCCAGCAGCGGGTGCGAAGAAGAACAAGACTCGTGTAGGCCGTGGTGAAGGTTCAAAGGGTAAGACCTCTGGACGTGGAACCAAGGGCACCAAGGCTCGCTATCAGGTCCGTCCAGGATTTGAAGGCGGCCAGCTGCCTCTCTACATGCGTCTGCCAAAGCTCCGCGGTTTCAAGAACCCATTCAAGAAGCAGTTCCAGGTCGTCAATGTTGGCGCTCTTGCCGAACTCTTCCCGAAGGGTGGAGACGTTACCGTTGAGGCACTCGTGAACAAGGGCGCTGTGCGCCCAGGATACCCGGTAAAGGTTCTCGGCGACGGAGACATTTCCGCAGCCCTCACCATCAAGGGTGTTAAGGTTTCGGCTTCGGCCAAGACCAAGATTGAAACTGCCGGAGGTTCCGTTTCCGAAGACTGA
- a CDS encoding DNA-directed RNA polymerase subunit alpha yields MLIAQRPTLNEEVVNAQRSRFTIEPLEPGFGYTLGNSLRRTLLSSIPGAAVTSVRISGALHEFTTLPGVEEDVTEIMLNIKGIVLTSEYDEPVVMYLRKSGKGEAKAGDITPPAGVVIANPDLHIANLAEDGELEIEFTVERGRGYVPAQMNKQDNDEIGRIPVDSIYSPVLKVTYKVEATRVEQRTDFDRLILDVETKPAISPRDAVASAGSTLVELFGLCRELNTQAEGVEVGPAPVVEETNPEMAVPIEDLNLTQRSYNCLKREGIHTIGELVSHTEQDLLDIRNFGMKSIDEVKEKLQTMGLSLKASPLGFDTSNLEGGTFFSPEDE; encoded by the coding sequence GTGCTTATTGCACAGCGTCCGACACTGAATGAAGAAGTAGTCAATGCTCAGCGTTCCCGCTTCACCATAGAGCCACTTGAGCCAGGATTCGGCTATACGCTGGGTAATTCCCTGCGCCGTACTCTCCTGAGCTCGATCCCTGGTGCCGCGGTTACATCCGTAAGAATCTCTGGTGCCCTGCATGAGTTCACCACTCTACCAGGCGTTGAAGAGGACGTTACTGAGATCATGCTGAACATCAAGGGCATCGTTCTCACCAGTGAGTATGACGAGCCAGTCGTTATGTATCTGCGAAAGAGCGGCAAGGGCGAGGCGAAGGCAGGAGACATCACACCACCAGCGGGCGTTGTGATTGCCAATCCTGACCTGCACATCGCGAACCTTGCTGAGGATGGTGAACTTGAAATTGAGTTCACCGTCGAGCGCGGCCGTGGATATGTTCCAGCGCAGATGAACAAGCAGGACAATGATGAAATCGGACGCATTCCGGTCGATTCCATCTATTCCCCTGTTCTCAAGGTCACCTACAAGGTCGAGGCAACTCGTGTCGAGCAGCGCACCGATTTTGACCGCTTGATTCTTGATGTTGAGACAAAGCCGGCCATTTCGCCACGCGATGCCGTCGCTTCTGCAGGATCGACGCTGGTTGAGCTCTTCGGACTCTGCCGTGAGTTGAACACTCAGGCTGAAGGTGTCGAGGTCGGCCCAGCTCCTGTGGTTGAGGAAACCAACCCAGAGATGGCTGTTCCGATTGAGGATCTCAATCTGACGCAACGTTCATACAACTGCCTGAAGCGTGAAGGCATTCATACTATAGGTGAGCTTGTATCACATACAGAGCAGGATTTGCTCGATATTCGCAATTTCGGTATGAAGTCAATAGACGAAGTCAAAGAGAAGCTGCAGACCATGGGTCTGTCTTTGAAGGCATCGCCACTTGGTTTCGATACCAGCAACCTCGAAGGCGGCACTTTCTTCTCGCCTGAAGATGAGTAG
- the rpsE gene encoding 30S ribosomal protein S5, which yields MSDNQNTKETKATEETQAAQGSSSNNDSRNDNRNDDRRGRRGGRGEGRRGEGRRGRKDRDDNRDELLDRVVTINRVAKVHKGGRTFSFAALVVVGDGKGTVGVGYGKSREVPAAIAKGQLDAKKNMFTVPRVRGTVTHPVIGHEAAGTVLLRPAAPGTGVIAGGPVRAVLECAGITDILSKSMGSATAINMVRATVAALQQLEEPEEIASRRGLTVEQVAPDALLRARAEGIAEARKEREEAKAKAAAAEQKDGE from the coding sequence GTGAGCGACAACCAGAATACTAAGGAAACCAAGGCAACTGAGGAAACTCAGGCAGCCCAGGGTTCATCGAGCAACAATGACAGCCGTAACGACAACCGCAATGATGACCGCCGTGGTCGTCGTGGCGGACGCGGTGAAGGACGTCGTGGTGAGGGCCGTCGCGGTCGCAAGGATCGTGATGACAACCGTGACGAACTGCTCGACCGCGTCGTTACCATCAACCGTGTGGCAAAGGTTCACAAGGGTGGTCGTACCTTTAGCTTCGCAGCTCTCGTAGTTGTTGGCGATGGCAAGGGCACCGTGGGCGTTGGCTATGGCAAGTCCCGTGAGGTTCCTGCTGCAATCGCCAAGGGTCAGTTGGACGCAAAGAAGAACATGTTCACCGTTCCACGCGTTCGCGGTACTGTGACACATCCTGTTATCGGTCATGAGGCAGCAGGTACCGTACTGCTTCGTCCGGCCGCTCCAGGAACCGGCGTTATCGCCGGTGGTCCAGTCCGTGCAGTCCTTGAATGCGCTGGAATCACCGACATTCTGAGCAAGTCGATGGGATCCGCAACGGCCATCAACATGGTTCGAGCAACTGTCGCAGCTTTGCAGCAGCTTGAAGAGCCAGAGGAGATCGCGTCACGCCGTGGTCTGACGGTCGAGCAGGTCGCTCCTGACGCGCTGCTTCGTGCACGCGCCGAAGGCATTGCTGAGGCTCGCAAGGAGCGCGAAGAGGCAAAGGCCAAGGCTGCTGCCGCTGAGCAGAAAGATGGTGAGTGA